A genomic region of Papaver somniferum cultivar HN1 chromosome 7, ASM357369v1, whole genome shotgun sequence contains the following coding sequences:
- the LOC113294066 gene encoding NAC domain-containing protein 55-like, with protein MSKFQAPTGYRFKPTDEVLIRYYLVPKVEGKPLPSEHIFETGELYGKESPDIEVTFGQGKEWYKQFASYDENFDDTLYFFTKLTKKWENGSRISRSAGRGTWTGDKGEQIYKDQSYKVRKRYFSYTDNAAKSKGRKRKMTTLTSDGNSVTWNMYEYSILRGEQMLDHAIVKIRRIRSTNGGSTSSPSSTSSKQYYANTDYHTGAGGAGLQHFQGSSISSGNVVPASEDNYLQHKPFTSSTKLLDAAGFPDFSFSWFLQDAVPQPQQKIYSYGDSLYNKHLWLPSAYRHKTVVPPYGDYFYNKPLSPSVYQDKTVVPPLFTDDQKEENNLDLSADLLQAAVAADDSRAIGGDNAASDGNQECTNDTLMINSEVEAVQPEKESGMISYEELDDDLEYILETGLF; from the exons atgagtaAATTTCAAGCGCCAACTGGTTATCGTTTCAAGCCAACCGATGAAGTGCTCATTCGATACTATTTGGTTCCAAAGGTCGAAGGCAAACCTCTTCCAAGTGAACATATTTTTGAGACTGGGGAACTTTATGGGAAAGAATCACCGGACATAGAGGTCACTTTTGGACAGGGTAAAGAATGGTATAAACAATTTGCGTCTTATGATGAAAATTTCGATGACACGTTGTATTTCTTTACTAAGTTGACCAAAAAGTGGGAGAACGGTAGCCGGATAAGTAGATCTGCCGGACGCGGAACGTGGACAGGGGATAAAG GTGAACAAATCTATAAAGACCAATCATATAAAGTAAGGAAGAGATATTTTTCGTATACTGATAATGCTGCAAAATCTAAGGGTAGAAAAAGGAAGATGACAACACTAACGTCCGATGGAAATAGTGTGACTTGGAACATGTACGAGTACTCAATCCTACGAGGTGAACAAATGTTAGATCATGCGATTGTTAAGATCAGAAGGATAAGAAGCACGAACGGAGGATCAACATCGTCACCATCATCGACATCGTCAAAGCAATATTATGCTAATACTGATTATCATACCGGCGCGGGTGGGGCGGGTTTACAACACTTTCAGGGTTCAAGTATTTCATCGGGTAATGTAGTACCAGCCTCGGAAGATAATTATCTGCAGCATAAACCATTTACGTCTTCAACAAAACTACTAGATGCTGCAGGCTTTccagatttttctttttcatggtTCCTCCAAGATGCCGTGCCAcaacctcagcagaaaatctACTCATATGGTGATTCTTTGTACAACAAGCATCTGTGGTTACCTTCAGCTTACCGACATAAGACAGTAGTACCACCATATGGTGATTATTTTTACAACAAGCCTCTGTCACCTTCAGTTTACCAAGATAAGACAGTAGTACCACCACTATTTACTGATgaccaaaaagaagaaaacaacttGGATTTATCCGCTGACTTACTCCAGGCAGCTGTTGCAGCTGATGATTCCAGAGCTATTGGAGGGGATAACGCTGCTTCGGATGGTAATCAAGAGTGTACTAATGACACATTAATGATCAATTCAGAGGTTGAAGCTGTGCAGCCAGAAAAGGAGTCGGGGATGATTTCTTATGAAGAACTTGACGAtgatttagaatatatattggAGACCGGACTTTTTTAA
- the LOC113300505 gene encoding transmembrane protein 258-like has translation MGMAQSGKPITSPVPEAWYPTLAFFMLTIGLLLTAAFFIYEATSSKKNKIITKELITGAVTSIFLGFGSLFLLLATGVYV, from the exons ATGGGGATG gcTCAATCAGGGAAACCCATTACAAGTCCAGTTCCAGAAGCTTGGTATCCAACCTTAGCTTTTTTCATGCTGACCATTGGACTTCTACTCACTGCTGCTTTCTTCAT CTACGAAGCTACTTCTtccaagaaaaacaaaatcataacAAAAGAGCTTATTACTGGAGCAGTCACTTCTATTTTCTTG GGTTTCGGATCTTTGTTCTTGCTTCTTGCTACTGGTGTTTACGTATGA